The nucleotide sequence CTTCACGCGCCGCGACGTCGAACGGGTCTTCTCCCGCTCGATGAAGCGCGCATCATGATCGGGGAGCCGCTCTTCGACGCGCGGTCGATCGCCGACCGCGTCGCTGCTATCGGGGCAGCGATCTCGAACGACTACGCGGACCGGCTGCCGCTGATGGTCGGCCTGCTCGGCGCCGCAGCGACTTTCCTTGCAGACCTCGTGCGCGCCGTGACGATCCCCTGCCACGTTGATTTCATCTCGGTAAACCGCTACGGCGACGGCGACGGCATCGTCCTCGAGAAGGACGTCGCGATCCCGGTCGAGGGCCGCCACGTGATCCTCGTCGACGACACCGTCGACACCGGCTTGACCTTGCAGTACGTCGTCAAGCGCCTGCTCGAGCGCACGCCCGCTTCGCTGGCCGTTTGCACCCTGCTCGACCGTCCGCACAGGAGAATCGCGGACGTTGAAATTAAGTACAGGGCGTTCGAGGTCCCCGACGTATTCGTCGTGGGCTACGGCCTTGATTATCTAGGACGCTATAGGGAGCTGCCGGCTTTGTACGCACACGGGACCTGGCCCGCATAGATGAGGCGATACCTCCGCGCTAGCTTGCTCGTTGCGCTCGTGCTCTCGACGGCGGTCTCGCTGCTTCCGGCTCCCGCCTCGGCGCTCGAACTGCGTTCGATCGAACGCGCCGCCGCCGATTACCGCAGCCCGAACAGCCACCTCCAAGATATGTTCCGCGCCGCATTGCTCGACACAAGCCGGCTCGCGACGTACGCGCCCGACGGCACGGCCTACATCGTCACCGGCGACATCCCTGCGGAGTGGCTGCGCGATGCCAGCGCGCAGGCGCGGCCGTACCTCTTCTTTGCGAAGGACGATCCGGACGTCCGCGCGCTGCTGCGCGCGATCATCGCGCGCATGGTCAAGTATCTGCAGATCGATCCCTACGCGAACGCCTACACGCTCGACTACCGCGTCTTCGAGCAGAAGTTCGAGCTCGACTCGCTCGCCTATCCCACGACGCTCGCCTGGAGTTATTGGAAGACGACCGGCGACGCGTCGGTCTTCACCGGCGACTTCTCGCTGATGCTCGACGACGTGCTGGCGACGATGGAGCGCGAGCAGAACCATCCGCGCGACTCGCGCTACATCCATCACGAACTGCCGCAAGACGGGCATGGCAACCCGGTCGGCTACACCGGCATGATCTGGACCGGCTTCCGGCCATCGGACGACGCTTGCGAGTATAACTTCCTCATCCCGTCGGAGATGTTCGCGGTCGTGGCGCTCGGCGACATGGCCGACATCGAGCTCAACGTCTACCACAACATCGTCAAGGCGCGCGAGGCAAAGGCCCTGCGCGACGAAGTGCAGCGCGGGATTCAGACGTACGGTCTCGTCCTCGTGCCGAAATACGGCTACATCTACGCCTACGAGGTCGACGGGCTCGGCCACGCGATCCTTACCGACGACGCGAACATTCCCAGTCTGCTCGCCGCGCCGTACTTTGGCTACACGGCGCCCGGCGACCGCTACTACGAGAACACTCGGCGGTTCTTGCTCTCGCAGGACAACCCGTCGTTCTATCAGGGGCACGTGGCGCGGGGGATCGGCAGCTACCACACGCCCGACCATTGGGTTTGGCCGCTTGCGCTCATCATCGAAGGGCTGACCGCGC is from Candidatus Binatia bacterium and encodes:
- a CDS encoding phosphoribosyltransferase family protein, giving the protein MIGEPLFDARSIADRVAAIGAAISNDYADRLPLMVGLLGAAATFLADLVRAVTIPCHVDFISVNRYGDGDGIVLEKDVAIPVEGRHVILVDDTVDTGLTLQYVVKRLLERTPASLAVCTLLDRPHRRIADVEIKYRAFEVPDVFVVGYGLDYLGRYRELPALYAHGTWPA
- a CDS encoding glycoside hydrolase family 125 protein, which encodes MLVALVLSTAVSLLPAPASALELRSIERAAADYRSPNSHLQDMFRAALLDTSRLATYAPDGTAYIVTGDIPAEWLRDASAQARPYLFFAKDDPDVRALLRAIIARMVKYLQIDPYANAYTLDYRVFEQKFELDSLAYPTTLAWSYWKTTGDASVFTGDFSLMLDDVLATMEREQNHPRDSRYIHHELPQDGHGNPVGYTGMIWTGFRPSDDACEYNFLIPSEMFAVVALGDMADIELNVYHNIVKAREAKALRDEVQRGIQTYGLVLVPKYGYIYAYEVDGLGHAILTDDANIPSLLAAPYFGYTAPGDRYYENTRRFLLSQDNPSFYQGHVARGIGSYHTPDHWVWPLALIIEGLTAQSSAEKQDVLGQLLASDPGDHLLHESFNPDNPQQYTRRSFGWPNALFSEFVMTQFEGISQIPMGDTGDLEFSTE